Proteins co-encoded in one Thamnophis elegans isolate rThaEle1 chromosome 1, rThaEle1.pri, whole genome shotgun sequence genomic window:
- the LOC116505402 gene encoding NACHT, LRR and PYD domains-containing protein 12-like translates to MNNTVKEELYNALNELLVKELKEFKWRLNSIDYNAKPNISKASLEKADAQDIVDLMIQHYGEDALEVCIDVLRKCNRNDLAEKLEETGQKDVDAHQLPDLSAYRNYIKEKFETMKDPNAVPGEYVHLNQRYSKLMILDYHPSKEEREHEILAMGWKHREIIRKRAESSTSIEALFNPDKHGLIPQVIVLQGAAGIGKTIMAKKIMFDWASQQLYQDKFNYVFYICCRKMNLHAEAEKSNIANIISEGWLKGHTLKNIIRNILKNEEKLLFIIDGFDELRYSFDQPKNYFCIDPWKKEPVRILLSSLFQKKLLPKSSLIITTRPTALKKLHQYLEHPGYFEILGFSTKEREEYFYNFFENKEQATQVLRFVKQNDTLFTMCVIPLVSWIICTVMKQEMERGKDLQKTPYTLTAIYMLYLSSLLKYHHKESKQDVQTNVKGLCSLAEEGIGKQQILFMEEEVKKHILDQGNSLPLFLNQSIFKRDIDSIPTYSFIHLSFQEFFAALFYVLEEGDEHHSQNLNKNLQTLLETRTYFRTDFAVGFHFLFGFLNEGEKMRELKKEFGWKIFPKNKEFMLDWVKNNINKRGYYFKKEMFSYLYETQDDNFIKNAVCDITEIFVRCESEMELMNLNYCIQHCQNLEDLNVSCIDFPENE, encoded by the exons ATGAATAACACTGTAAAAGAAGAACTTTACAATGCATTGAATGAACTCCTTgtgaaagaattaaaagaatttaaatggAGGCTAAATTCTATTGATTATAATGCAAAGCCAAACATTTCTAAagcttcactggagaaagcagatGCACAAGACATTGTAGATCTCATGATTCAACATTATGGAGAAGATGCTCTAGAGGTGTGCATTGATGTCCTTCGAAAATGCAATAGAAATGATCTTGCAGAAAAACTTGAAGAAACTGGACAGAAAG ATGTTGATGCTCACCAACTTCCAGATTTATCAG CATACAGAAACTACattaaagaaaaatttgaaacaaTGAAAGATCCTAATGCTGTTCCAGGTGAATATGTACACTTGAATCAGAGATACTCAAAGCTAATGATCCTAGATTATCACCCATCTAAGGAGGAGAGAGAACATGAAATTCTTGCTATGGGATGGAAACATCGTGAAATCATCAGAAAAAGAGCCGAGTCTTCCACCAGCATTGAAGCATTATTTAACCCTGATAAACATGGATTAATTCCACAAGTTATTGTGTTACAGGGAGCTGCAGGAATTGGAAAAACCATAATGGCCAAAAAAATCATGTTTGATTGGGCTTCTCAACAACTTTACCAGGACAAATTTAATTATGTTTTCTATATTTGCTGTAGAAAGATGAATCTCCATGCAgaggcagagaagagtaacattGCCAATATAATTTCAGAAGGATGGCTCAAGGGTCACACATTGAAAAATATCATTCGAAATATATTGAAGAATGAAGAAAAGCTTCTATTCATAATTGATGGGTTTGATGAATTAAGATATTCCTTTGATCAGCCTAAAAACTACTTTTGCATTGATCCCTGGAAGAAGGAACCAGTGAGGATTCTTTTGAGCAGTTTAtttcaaaaaaagcttcttcctaaATCCTCTCTTATAATCACAACAAGACCAACAGCTTTGAAGAAACTCCATCAATATTTAGAGCACCCAGGTTATTTTGAGATACTGGGATTTTCtacaaaggaaagagaagaatatttctacaatttttttgaaaataaagaacaAGCAACTCAAGTTCTCAGATTTGTTAAACAAAATGATACGCTTTTCACCATGTGTGTCATTCCCCTTGTGAGCTGGATCATCTGCACAGTAATGAAACAGGAGATGGAGAGAGGCAAAGATCTTCAGAAGACACCATACACTCTCACTGCAATCTATATGCTGTATCTCTCCAGTTTGTTAAAGTATCACCATAAAGAATCCAAACAGGATGTCCAAACCAATGTGAAAGGCTTATGCTCTTTGGCTGAAGAAGGAATCGGGAAACAGCAAATACTTTTTATGGAGGAAGAAGTCAAGAAGCACATTTTAGATCAGGGaaactccctccccctttttctgaATCAGAGCATCTTCAAAAGGGACATTGATAGTATTCCAACCTATAGCTTCATTCATTTAAGCTTCCAGGAGTTTTTTGCTGCTTTGTTTTATGTCTTAGAagaaggagatgagcaccattctCAAAATCTGAATAAAAATTTGCAGACATTATTAGAAACACGTACATATTTTAGGACTGATTTTGCAGTAGGATTTCACTTCCTCTTTGGTTTTttaaatgaaggggaaaaaatgagagagTTGAAAAAAGAATTTGGATGGAAAATTTTTCCTAAGAATAAAGAATTCATGTTAGACTGGgtgaaaaataatataaacaaaaggggatattattttaaaaaagaaatgtttagtTATTTATATGAGACACAAGAtgataattttataaaaaacgCAGTATGTGATATCACTGAAATATTTGTTCGCTGCGAGTCTGAAATGGAATTGATGAACCTCAACTATTGTATACAACACTGTCAGAATTTAGAGGATCTCAATGTTTCCTGTATTGATTTTCCAGAAAATGAGTAA